Proteins encoded by one window of Acidimicrobiia bacterium:
- a CDS encoding amidohydrolase family protein has protein sequence MQAEDLILVSVDDHVVEPPDLFEGHLPEKWMEFAPKFIHKDNGTDVWSYEGGEIPNIGLNAVAGKPPEEYGIEPTALADIRKGCWDIHERVNDMNRNGVLGSMCFPSFVQFCGQLFSRSKDLNMGLNLLRAYNDWHIDEWCGTYPGRFIPLTIPPIWDPQLMADEVHRVAKKGAHAVTFSENPAKLGWPHIFGGHWDPFFAACQEEGMVICLHIGSSSTTLALEPGAPMDVMIQLTPLNTMHAATDLLWSKVLRQFPDLQFALSEGGTGWVPYWLERADYTYQQHRFWTHQDFGDQLPSQVALDHFSFCFISDRAGVEDRHRIGIDNITWECDYPHSDSTWPHSPEAMAKQVEGVPEDEVAKITYENAMRIYNFDPFTHRPKEQATVGALRAGVKD, from the coding sequence ATGCAGGCCGAAGACCTCATCCTGGTCAGCGTCGACGACCACGTCGTTGAGCCACCCGACCTCTTCGAGGGGCACCTGCCCGAGAAGTGGATGGAGTTCGCCCCGAAGTTCATCCACAAGGACAACGGCACCGACGTGTGGTCCTACGAGGGTGGCGAGATCCCCAACATCGGCCTGAACGCGGTCGCGGGCAAGCCGCCCGAGGAGTACGGCATCGAGCCCACGGCGCTCGCCGACATCCGCAAGGGTTGCTGGGACATCCACGAGCGCGTGAACGACATGAACCGCAACGGCGTGCTTGGCTCCATGTGCTTCCCGAGCTTCGTGCAGTTCTGCGGCCAGCTGTTCTCGCGGTCCAAGGACCTCAACATGGGCCTCAACCTGCTGCGGGCGTACAACGACTGGCACATCGATGAGTGGTGCGGCACGTATCCCGGCCGTTTTATCCCCCTCACCATCCCGCCCATCTGGGACCCCCAGCTCATGGCGGACGAAGTGCACCGCGTCGCCAAGAAGGGCGCGCACGCCGTCACCTTCTCCGAGAACCCGGCCAAGCTCGGTTGGCCCCACATCTTCGGGGGTCACTGGGACCCGTTCTTCGCCGCGTGTCAAGAAGAAGGCATGGTCATCTGCCTGCACATCGGCTCCTCGTCCACCACGCTCGCGCTCGAGCCGGGCGCGCCGATGGACGTGATGATCCAGCTCACACCACTGAACACGATGCACGCGGCCACCGACCTGCTCTGGTCGAAGGTGTTGCGCCAGTTCCCGGACTTGCAGTTCGCACTTTCCGAGGGCGGCACCGGCTGGGTGCCGTACTGGCTCGAGCGCGCCGACTACACGTACCAGCAACACCGCTTCTGGACGCACCAGGACTTCGGCGACCAGCTCCCGAGTCAGGTGGCGCTCGACCACTTCAGCTTCTGCTTCATCAGCGACCGCGCCGGCGTCGAGGATCGGCACCGCATCGGCATCGACAACATCACGTGGGAGTGCGACTACCCGCACTCCGACTCCACGTGGCCGCACTCACCAGAGGCCATGGCCAAGCAGGTGGAGGGCGTGCCCGAGGACGAGGTGGCCAAGATCACCTACGAGAACGCGATGCGGATCTACAACTTCGATCCGTTCACGCACCGCCCGAAGGAGCAGGCGACGGTCGGCGCACTGCGAGCCGGGGTGAAGGACTAG
- a CDS encoding NYN domain-containing protein yields the protein MTSSTQREASRIGETLPVAESLLVPLLDVAASVLARLDPGDAPGVLRPLAGFDRRRLTTSGPARQQLRRAFDVDDGFRDDVVEKFREQPEVAAALEAWSVDAAPERVADAAERSDLPLLASALYAARPKGWTFGLGMVCAAAERDRTEHEREDDTKAWEVRLASVEEARRRAEQARDEAQAATARVETELRDERATRREREESAASEVNDAQQRRNDAELVAEQATGRAATAEARLEREADRAREAELQLRLARRELNARAQPDRVEADTPDLEALAIAAEAARNLATSLEGITRQARDAAPPVPYAPDAPTSAPKRTRVPCPPGMRADTPEALDTMLRTRGLALIVDGYNVSMAGWSDARPAEQRTCLLAALERLHLRLRCDVLVVFDGADVVGVSQPKRAGVHVVFSAAGEEADPVVVREVGARPKRVPVIVASSDGWVRDHAEAEGATVVPAATLLDVLRR from the coding sequence GTGACCTCCTCGACCCAACGCGAGGCTTCTCGCATCGGCGAGACCCTGCCGGTTGCGGAGTCGCTCCTCGTGCCGCTCCTCGACGTCGCCGCGAGCGTCCTGGCCCGACTGGATCCCGGTGATGCTCCGGGTGTGCTCAGGCCGCTCGCCGGATTCGACCGTCGACGGCTCACGACGAGCGGCCCGGCCCGTCAACAGCTGCGGCGCGCGTTCGACGTCGACGACGGCTTCCGCGACGACGTCGTCGAGAAGTTCCGTGAGCAGCCCGAAGTGGCCGCCGCGCTGGAGGCATGGTCGGTCGACGCCGCGCCCGAGCGGGTGGCCGACGCCGCCGAGCGCTCCGACCTGCCGCTGCTCGCGTCTGCTCTCTACGCCGCCCGCCCCAAGGGGTGGACGTTCGGCCTCGGCATGGTGTGTGCCGCGGCCGAGCGTGACCGCACGGAGCACGAGCGTGAGGACGACACGAAGGCCTGGGAAGTGCGCCTGGCATCGGTCGAGGAGGCTCGTCGTCGAGCCGAGCAGGCCCGCGACGAAGCGCAGGCCGCGACGGCCCGGGTCGAGACCGAGCTGCGTGACGAGCGCGCCACGCGCCGGGAGCGGGAGGAGAGCGCAGCGAGCGAAGTCAACGACGCGCAGCAACGTCGAAACGACGCAGAGCTCGTTGCTGAGCAGGCGACGGGGCGCGCCGCGACGGCCGAGGCACGACTCGAGCGTGAAGCGGATCGGGCCCGTGAAGCGGAGCTCCAACTCCGGTTGGCGCGTCGCGAGCTCAACGCCCGTGCGCAGCCCGACCGGGTCGAGGCCGACACCCCCGATCTGGAGGCGCTGGCGATCGCGGCAGAAGCAGCACGGAACCTCGCGACCTCCCTGGAGGGCATCACGCGCCAAGCCCGCGACGCAGCACCCCCGGTGCCCTACGCACCCGATGCCCCGACGTCCGCACCCAAGCGGACGCGGGTGCCATGCCCGCCAGGGATGCGCGCCGACACGCCAGAAGCGCTCGACACGATGCTCCGAACTCGCGGCCTCGCGCTCATCGTCGATGGTTACAACGTGTCGATGGCCGGCTGGTCCGACGCGCGGCCGGCCGAACAGCGCACGTGTCTCCTCGCGGCACTCGAACGCCTCCACCTTCGGCTCCGCTGTGACGTGCTCGTCGTCTTCGACGGCGCAGATGTCGTCGGCGTGTCGCAGCCCAAGCGCGCCGGAGTGCACGTGGTGTTCTCAGCGGCGGGGGAGGAGGCCGACCCGGTCGTCGTGCGCGAGGTGGGCGCACGGCCCAAGCGGGTGCCGGTGATCGTGGCCTCGTCCGACGGCTGGGTCCGAGACCACGCCGAGGCCGAAGGCGCCACCGTCGTGCCCGCGGCCACGCTCCTCGACGTCCTGCGTCGCTAG
- a CDS encoding DoxX family protein codes for MEDTWNLVLLIVRVWIGIVIFIHGANHLLRTVRNQGVSEDLEKVGIRPGKVHAWAFSVVELVLAELLIVGIVTPVAFGVVAALMLVTFLAEQRKNGFFFTGARGWEYVATLGVVSVAMGALGPGEWSLDWIADLTFPFEPGTALIITVAIAVGLAGAFLAMFWRPAKLSAAPAKAKAAAA; via the coding sequence GTGGAGGACACCTGGAATCTTGTGCTGCTCATCGTGCGCGTGTGGATCGGCATCGTGATCTTCATCCACGGCGCCAATCACCTCTTGCGCACCGTACGGAACCAGGGGGTGTCCGAAGACCTCGAGAAGGTCGGCATCCGGCCCGGCAAGGTGCACGCGTGGGCCTTCAGCGTGGTCGAGCTCGTGCTCGCCGAGCTGCTCATCGTGGGCATCGTGACCCCAGTCGCGTTCGGGGTCGTCGCCGCGTTGATGCTCGTCACCTTCCTGGCCGAGCAGCGCAAGAACGGCTTCTTCTTCACCGGTGCGCGCGGTTGGGAGTACGTGGCGACCTTGGGGGTCGTGTCGGTCGCGATGGGGGCGCTCGGACCCGGTGAATGGTCCCTCGACTGGATCGCCGACCTCACGTTCCCATTCGAACCTGGAACCGCGCTCATCATCACGGTCGCGATCGCCGTCGGCCTCGCCGGTGCGTTCCTCGCGATGTTCTGGCGGCCGGCGAAGCTGTCAGCCGCGCCGGCGAAGGCGAAGGCCGCAGCCGCATGA
- the trpD gene encoding anthranilate phosphoribosyltransferase has protein sequence MTGDATLWPDVLGRLMRREDLPIELVEQALGAILAGEATDAQIAGFAVALRAKGETASELAALVRTMLEFAGSVDVDEPEMLIDTCGTGGDRAGTVNVSTMAAIIAAGAGARVAKHGNRAASSDCGSADVLEALGVVIELEGKGVARCIDETGIGFCFAPTFHPAMRFAGPPRREIGVPTTFNFLGPLANPARVRRQSVGVADPLMAERVVGALAELGAEHALVYYGDDGLDELTTTTTSTAFELRDGSIRRFEIDPKALGFAVVDRAALAGGDAATNAGAVRAVLAGESGPVRDIAVLNAAAALIVAGLADDLAAGAELARAAIDDGRAAATLEAFVRTSASAREAGF, from the coding sequence ATGACGGGCGACGCCACGCTGTGGCCTGACGTGTTGGGGCGCTTGATGCGCCGTGAGGATCTTCCGATCGAGCTGGTCGAGCAGGCGCTCGGTGCGATCCTCGCCGGGGAGGCGACCGACGCGCAGATCGCCGGGTTCGCGGTCGCGCTCCGGGCCAAGGGCGAGACCGCCTCGGAGCTCGCGGCTCTGGTGCGCACGATGCTCGAGTTCGCCGGCAGCGTCGATGTCGATGAGCCCGAGATGTTGATCGACACCTGCGGCACCGGTGGGGACCGTGCCGGGACCGTCAACGTGTCGACGATGGCCGCGATCATCGCCGCAGGCGCGGGCGCTCGCGTGGCCAAGCACGGCAACCGCGCCGCGTCGTCCGACTGCGGATCGGCCGATGTGCTCGAGGCGCTCGGTGTCGTGATCGAGCTCGAGGGCAAGGGTGTCGCCCGATGCATCGACGAAACCGGGATCGGGTTCTGCTTCGCGCCCACGTTCCATCCCGCGATGCGGTTCGCCGGCCCACCGCGCCGCGAGATCGGGGTTCCGACGACCTTCAACTTCCTTGGGCCGCTCGCCAATCCGGCGCGCGTGCGCCGCCAGTCGGTCGGCGTGGCCGACCCGCTGATGGCTGAGCGCGTGGTCGGGGCACTCGCCGAGCTCGGCGCGGAGCACGCCCTCGTCTATTACGGCGATGACGGCCTCGACGAGTTGACGACGACGACCACGTCGACGGCCTTCGAGCTCCGTGACGGATCGATCCGGCGCTTCGAGATCGATCCGAAGGCGCTCGGCTTCGCGGTTGTCGACCGCGCCGCGCTCGCGGGCGGCGATGCGGCGACCAACGCGGGGGCCGTGCGGGCCGTGCTCGCGGGTGAGTCGGGACCGGTGCGTGACATCGCGGTCCTCAACGCCGCCGCGGCGCTCATCGTTGCCGGGCTCGCAGATGATCTCGCGGCAGGCGCGGAGCTCGCGCGCGCCGCGATCGACGACGGCCGCGCGGCGGCCACTCTCGAAGCGTTCGTACGCACGAGCGCGTCGGCTCGGGAGGCGGGGTTCTGA
- a CDS encoding metalloregulator ArsR/SmtB family transcription factor, which produces MEIRVCCEPVLEAALDEDDATELATAFKVLADPARLRLLSLVANAPAGEVCACELVPTLGRSQPTVSHHLSTLVDAGLLGREKRGKWVWYRAAPERVALLRDALAVPTTASRAAP; this is translated from the coding sequence ATGGAGATCCGGGTGTGTTGCGAGCCGGTCCTCGAGGCCGCGCTCGACGAGGACGACGCCACCGAGCTGGCGACTGCCTTCAAGGTGCTTGCCGACCCGGCGCGCCTGCGGCTGCTGAGCCTGGTAGCGAACGCGCCGGCGGGAGAGGTGTGCGCCTGCGAGCTCGTGCCGACGCTCGGCCGCAGCCAGCCCACGGTCAGTCACCACCTCTCGACCCTCGTGGACGCCGGCCTGCTCGGACGTGAGAAGCGGGGCAAGTGGGTCTGGTACCGGGCAGCTCCCGAGCGGGTCGCCCTGCTCCGAGACGCCCTCGCGGTCCCGACCACCGCCTCGCGCGCGGCGCCGTAG
- a CDS encoding DoxX family protein: MSQQDVIDLALLVARVWVGGVMFAHGWRHLKSVRSGPGMANWFESLGLKPGKLHAWNVTLTELAVGPALVLGLFTPVAFGGTAAIVLVALVTNHRKNGFWSNNPGEGWEYTATLAVLSLALGTLGPGTWSLDDAFGFSFVTDHCLNAIEAVALGVGGTIAFLAVFWRPPKANAKSA; the protein is encoded by the coding sequence GTGAGCCAGCAAGACGTCATCGATCTCGCACTGCTCGTCGCCCGCGTGTGGGTGGGTGGCGTGATGTTCGCTCATGGGTGGCGCCACCTGAAGTCCGTGCGCAGTGGGCCGGGCATGGCCAACTGGTTCGAGAGTCTCGGGCTCAAGCCGGGGAAGCTTCACGCATGGAACGTCACGCTCACGGAGCTGGCTGTGGGCCCGGCCCTCGTTCTCGGGTTGTTCACGCCGGTTGCGTTCGGCGGGACAGCGGCCATCGTGCTCGTCGCCCTCGTCACCAACCACCGGAAGAACGGCTTCTGGAGCAACAACCCGGGTGAGGGTTGGGAGTACACGGCCACGCTGGCCGTGCTCTCGCTCGCGTTGGGCACGCTCGGTCCCGGCACGTGGTCGCTCGACGATGCGTTCGGGTTCTCGTTCGTGACTGACCATTGCCTCAACGCCATCGAGGCGGTCGCACTGGGTGTCGGCGGCACCATCGCCTTCCTCGCCGTGTTCTGGCGTCCCCCGAAGGCGAACGCGAAGAGCGCCTAG